The following proteins are co-located in the Vidua macroura isolate BioBank_ID:100142 chromosome 29, ASM2450914v1, whole genome shotgun sequence genome:
- the PI4KB gene encoding phosphatidylinositol 4-kinase beta isoform X3: protein MAIGKRLATLPTKEQKTQRLISELSLLNHKLPARAWLPTAAFPHHVVRVPHSQAVVLNSKDKAPYLIYVEVLECDNFDTASVPARIPENRIRSTRSAENLPECGMGPEQRAGSFSTVPNYDNDDEAWSVDDIVELQVELPEMHTNSCDNISQFSVDSITSQESREPVFIAAGDIRRRLSEQLAHTPTAFRRDPEDPSAVALKEPWQEKVRRIREASPYGHLPSWRLLSVIVKCGDDLRQELLAFQVLKQLQSIWEQERVPLWIRPYKILVISADSGMIEPVLSAVSLHQVKKQSQLSLLDYFRQEHGSANSESFLSAQRNFVRSCAGYCLVCYLLQVKDRHNGNILLDAEGHIIHIDFGFILSSSPRNLGFETSAFKLTSEFVDVMGGLDGDMFNYYKMLMLQGLIAARKHMDRVVQIVEIMQQGSQLPCFHGSSTIRHLKERFHMNLTEEQLQLLVEQMVDGSMRSITTKLYDGFQYLTNGIM from the exons ATGGCCATCGGCAAGCGCCTGGCCACGCTGCCCACCAAGGAGCAGAAGACGCAGCGCCTGATCtcggagctgtccctgctcaaCCACAAGCTGCCGGCGCGCGCCTGGCTGCCCACGGCCGCCTTCCCGCACCACGTGGTGCGCGTGCCCCACTCGCAGGCCGTGGTCCTCAACTCCAAGGACAAG GCTCCCTACCTGATCTACGTGGAAGTCCTGGAATGCGACAATTTCGACACGGCCAGCGTGCCGGCGCGCATCCCGGAGAACCGCATCCGGAGCACGCGCTCGGCCGAGAACCTTCCGGAATGCGGGATGGGCCCGGAGCAGCGGGCCGGCAGCTTCAGCACCGTCCCCAACTACGACAACGACGACGAGGCCTGGTCCGTGGACGACATCGTGGAGCTGCAGGTGGAG CTCCCGGAGATGCACACCAACAGCTGTGACAACATCTCCCAGTTTTCCGTGGATTCCATCACCAGCCAGGAGAGCCGGGAGCCCGTCTTCATCGCCGCCGGGGACATCCG GCGGCGGCTGTCGGAGCAGCTGGCCCACACGCCCACGGCGTTCCGCAGGGACCCCGAGGATCCGTCGGCCGTGGCCCTCAAGGAGCCCTGGCAGGAGAAAGTCAG GAGGATCCGGGAAGCCTCTCCCTACGGCCACCTGCCCTCGTGGCGCCTCCTCTCCGTCATCGTCAAGTGCGGCGACGACCTgcggcaggagctgctggcgttCCAGGTGCTCAAACAGCTGCAG TCCATCTGGGAGCAGGAGCGCGTGCCGCTGTGGATCCGGCCCTACAAGATCCTGGTGATCTCGGCGGACAGCGGGATGATCGAGCCCGTGCTCAGCGCCGTGTCCCTGCACCAGGTGAAGAAGCAGTCGCAGCTCTCGCTGCTCGACTACTTCCGGCAGGAGCACGGCAGCGCCAACAGCGAGAGCTTCCTGTCGGCACAGCGCAACTTCGTGCGCAGCTGCGCCGGCTACTGCCTGGTGTGCTACCTGCTGCAGGTCAAGGACAG GCACAACGGGAACATCCTGCTGGACGCCGAGGGTCACATCATCCACATCGACTTCGGCTTCATCCTGTCCAGCTCGCCCCGCAACCTCGGCTTCGAGACCTCGGCCTTCAAACTCACCTCCGAGTTCGTGGAC GTGATGGGCGGCCTGGACGGGGACATGTTCAACTACTACAAGATGCTgatgctgcaggggctgatcgCGGCGCGCAAGCACATGGACAGGGTGGTGCAGATCGTGGAGATCATGCAGCAAG GCTCGCAGCTGCCCTGCTTCCACGGCTCCTCCACCATCCGGCACCTCAAGGAGCGCTTCCACATGAACCTGAcggaggagcagctgcagctgctggtggagcAGATGGTCGACGGCTCCATGCGCTCCATCACCACCAAGCTCTACGACGGCTTCCAGTACCTCACCAACGGCATCATGTGA